In a genomic window of Fusarium verticillioides 7600 chromosome 11, whole genome shotgun sequence:
- a CDS encoding hypothetical protein (At least one base has a quality score < 10) gives MSQYTTISDGVVVTDNGIPPPVNWVNYYEDMGGDMLWAQGGQMEDEVRGRGIDGDIRPHYGMAPYTGEALYLFEVGSGKFFFFNAIDGSMLQVNDQSDLKSIVDILDDENKGLPALDIEEV, from the exons ATGAGTCAATACACCACAATTTCCGACGGCGTAGTGGTGACCGACAATGGG ATCCCGCCGCCGGTCAACTGGGTCAACTATTACGAGGACATGGGAGGGGATATGCTTTGGGCCCAAGGTGGTcagatggaggatgaggtACGCGGCCGTGGCATTGACGGAGATATCAGGCCTCACTACGGAATGGCACCCTACACGGGAGAAGCACTCTACCTCTTCGAGGTCGGTAGTGGCaagttctttttcttcaacgCCATTGATGGGTCGATGCTGCAAGTCAACGATCAGAGTGACCTGAAGAGCATTGTGGATatccttgacgatgagaacaagggctTACCTGCCCTTGACATTGAGGAAGTCTAG